From Chroococcidiopsis thermalis PCC 7203:
CAGCCAATACCACCTGCAACAATTAGGAGAGAGACGGCGTTCAACAGCGCTGCCAAAATGGAAGAGCGTCGCAGCCCATACGTGCGACGTTGTGTTGTCTTTCGGCGGACGAGAATGCTTGCTCCCCAGGCTAGCAGCAGCCCCAAAACATCACTAAAATTATGTCCTGCATCAGCAAGTAGAGCGAGGGAGTTAGCAATAATACCGTAAACTGCCTCCACAATGACAAACCCTGTATTGAGAGCAACGCTGATGATAAAGGCACGGTTGTAATTAGCCTGTCTGTGATTATGTCCGCGACTGTTCTGGTAAGACATGATTTTCTAGCGATCGCCAGCTTTAAATAAATTAACATTATCGGCGATCGAGCTAAAGCCAAAAATCGCCTCTAAACTCGACCTTTAAAGTTAAATCTTCCCAACCTTAGAAGCCGAACGAGATTGTAACTAAGAGTGTTAACTTAAATCCAGTCAAAGCACACGTCATAATTCTAGTAAGGTGCTACTGAAAAAGTATACTGCATTTGTTCACTAGCTCGAACTCAGGTCACACAATCAGAATAAAACTTCTAAATTTACCAGTAAAATCTGTATACTAAAATGTGCGAAATCGAGCTACACCTACGGGAATTTCCGAATTATTGCCAACAACTTTAGCTGATAGGCTATATATAGAATCAGAACCAAGAACTGGTTGCTTGACTTTGTTAAGTTCGATCGAGATTTTTGTATTAGAAATATCCTGTTTAGGAAAAACTATAATGATTCTTTTATTATCAACAAAAACATTAGTATTAATTCTCTGACCATTCCGATCGGATACGTTAATGTCATTGCTCACAGCTACAGTGGATGGAGTATCAATAATAAGCTGAGAAAGGGCACCGATATTTTTGGGAATATGTATTTGAAAAGCATGTTTAACGATTCGCCAACGTGTATTAAGAAACTGTAAATCATCTTCAATATTAAAAACTCTACTATTATTTGTATTTGTGTTAACATTCTCACTTGCATAGCTAGCTGAAATAGAAGCTGCAATAGCTAAAATCAAGCTGATAGGAAGGTAAATTAAGATTTTTTTCATCTCATATCTTGAAGAAATTTGCTCGCTCGAAGATGAGTTAACCTTTTGCTAAATAGCTTAACAGAGAAAGATGAAATCAAGATGAAATTTTGCCTAGAGACACACAAGATGAAATTTTGCCTAGAGACACAATTATCTTTGGACGAGGTACTCATGCCATATTGAAACGAAAGTCTATTGCCTGGTTGACTGACAAAACTCAAGAACTAAAACTGTAAGATTTGATGTTGAACTCGCGCTCCAACTGCTTTTGAGTTTACTTCTTCACGGCAGATGCAGGTTCAGGATCGACAAAGCCAGACAAGGAAATCGTTGAGAATAATCGCCATCCTTGATGCTACCATTTTTCGTTAGTTAGGCTACAAATAGAAGGAGGAGTGACGTAGGAGTAGCAGACAATCATGGCACGTCCCTTGAAGTTAGAGATTGCTGAGAGTGAAGACGAACTCAAAGCCTTATTGAGACGACAAAAAACGGCTCAAGGCAAAGAACGAGTGCAAGCGATTTATCTGCTCAAACTCGGACGAGTTAAGAGTGTGAGTGAATTAGCAATTGTCTTGGGACGGAACCGAGTCACAGTGCAGGAATGGCTAGCTGCCTATCGACATGGTGGTATGAAAGGCTTACTCACGCGCCGACGGCAACCAGGACGGCAAGGGACGATTCCCTCATGGGCAGTCAAAGCGCTACAAAAACGCCTGGCTGACCCCAAAGGATTTCGCAGTTATGGGGCGGTGCAGCAATGGTTGTCCGACAGCTTGGGTGTAGATGTCTCCTATATGGCGGTTTATCGATTAGTACATGGCAAGTTGAGAGCCAAGTTGAAAGTAGGCAAACGACAAAGCACTGAACAAGACCCTGAACGATTGCAGCAATTCAAATCCGAGCTGGCAGGTAACTTAAATTTATTAAAACAGGTTTTTGCTGTGCCACACAGCAGCCA
This genomic window contains:
- a CDS encoding IS630 family transposase, with the translated sequence MARPLKLEIAESEDELKALLRRQKTAQGKERVQAIYLLKLGRVKSVSELAIVLGRNRVTVQEWLAAYRHGGMKGLLTRRRQPGRQGTIPSWAVKALQKRLADPKGFRSYGAVQQWLSDSLGVDVSYMAVYRLVHGKLRAKLKVGKRQSTEQDPERLQQFKSELAGNLNLLKQVFAVPHSSQPRRIRYWCQDETRWSLTTICRRLLSAVGVKPIGNMQWVCEGFWLYGVVEPLCGEQFFYEFSHLDSVCFQQFLHLFAQQYPDEFHIWHLDRASAHIAKRIQPPANVLLLFQPSYCPELNPIERLWQHLKDSLSWQLFADVPALRTTVRQRLTQLTQEVVKSLTGWDYILDALFVAGIS